The Tamandua tetradactyla isolate mTamTet1 chromosome 23, mTamTet1.pri, whole genome shotgun sequence genome includes a window with the following:
- the LOC143666546 gene encoding olfactory receptor 9G19-like, with product MEEKNFTKVKEFILLGFTADLQLQRVLFLIFLIIYVFCLLGNTTLIFLICADSRLHTPMYFFIGNLSFLDLWYSSVSAPKILITCISEDKSISFAGCLAQFFFAAGLAFSECYLLATMAYDRYVAISNPLLYSQVISPRLCAKLVAGSYFGGFLNSTIITSKIFTLTFCGNNVIDDFFCDLPPLVKLACDVKKSYQAVLYFIMASNVITPALLILASYLFIIAAILNIRSTQGRLKAFSTCGSHLTAVTLYYGSMLFIYCRPSNSYALERDKVVSVFYTVVIPMLNPLIYSLRNKDVKDAMKKMLDRAELS from the coding sequence atggaagagaaaaatttcACCAAAGTGAAGGAGTTCATTCTATTAGGGTTCACAGCTGACTTGCAGTTACAGAGAGTACTCTTTTTAATTTTCCTcataatttatgttttctgtCTCCTGGGGAACACCACCCTGATTTTTCTGATTTGTGCTGATTCTCGACTCCATAcacccatgtatttttttattgggaATCTATCATTCTTGGACCTCTGGTATTCTTCTGTCTCTGCTCCCAAAATCCTGATTACCTGCATCTCTGAAGACAAAAGCATCTCTTTTGCTGGCTGCTTGGCTCAGTTCTTCTTTGCTGCTGGGCTGGCTTTTAGTGAGTGTTACTTGTTGGCCACTATGgcttatgaccgctatgtggccatctccAACCCCCTGCTTTATTCCCAAGTAATATCCCCAAGGTTATGTGCTAAGCTTGTTGCAGGATCATACTTTGGTGGATTTCTTAACTCAACTATCATCACCAGCAAAATATTTACCTTGACCTTCTGTGGCAACAATGTCATTGATGATTTCTTCTGTGATCTGCCCCCTCTTGTGAAGTTGGCATGTGATGTGAAGAAAAGCTACCAAGCTGTGCTCTATTTTATAATGGCCTCCAATGTCATCACTCCTGCCTTACTTATTCTTGCCTCCTATCTCTTCATCATTGCTGCCATTTTGAATATTCGCTCTACCCAAGGCCGTCTGAAGGCTTTTTCCACTTGTGGCTCACATCTGACAGCTGTCACATTGTATTATGGTTCAATGCTTTTCATTTACTGCAGACCAAGCAATAGCTATGCACTGGAACGGGATAAAGTGGTATCTGTGTTCTATACTGTGGTGATTCCAATGTTAAACCCTTTGATCTATAGCTTAAGAAATAAAGATGTGAAAGATGCCATGAAAAAAATGCTAGACAGGGCAGAATTATCTTAA